In Juglans microcarpa x Juglans regia isolate MS1-56 chromosome 4S, Jm3101_v1.0, whole genome shotgun sequence, a single window of DNA contains:
- the LOC121263527 gene encoding uncharacterized protein LOC121263527 isoform X1 produces the protein MAFAVSTDLHFPKLHFSQWNLRPKVSNFPPSHVRFSRTVQQKNRTMFCAATSAAGSSNPDSNLNPYEVLGVSPIEGFDMIKAAYTKKRKEAERTGDEVTATRLEKAYDKVMMEQLTKRKKGVTYGQFKVSKDIKYADKQPIVPWGPRFTKSEDKDMRINIAISAVFTAWTILKRNAEYKPLQFLAFAFVYRIFEKLKAFEPPASPTYTEDGEDSGRALRMGKRLLRSLGLVFGCIAVSSLGYTGLLNLIEFVGGYIPAFLYNNQELLITTSTAVMLYIMASYYR, from the exons ATGGCGTTCGCAGTCTCCACTGACTTACACTTCCCTAAATTACACTTTTCCCAATGGAATTTGCGGCCTAAAGTCTCAAACTTTCCACCCTCGCACGTTAG ATTTTCTAGAACAGTACAGCAGAAAAATAGAACGATGTTTTGTGCTGCTACATCTGCTGCAGGAAGTTCTAATCCAGACAGCAACTTAAATCCATATGAG GTTCTTGGTGTGAGCCCCATTGAGGGATTCGACATGATCAAGGCAGCATATACAAAAAAACGCAAGGAAGCTGAGAGGACAGGTGATGAAGTAACTGCTACCAGA ctggagaaggcatatgacaAAGTCATGATGGAACAATTAACAAAGCGCAAGAAGGGTGTAACATATGGTCAATTCAAG GTTTCAAAGGACATCAAATATGCTGATAAGCAGCCAATTGTACCATGGGGGCCAAG GTTCACGAAGTCTGAGGACAAAGATATGCGCATCAACATTGCAATATCTGCTGTATTT ACAGCTTGGACTATTCTCAAGCGCAATGCGGAATATAAGCCTTTGCAATTTTTagcttttgcttttgtttatcGGATTTTTGAGAAGCTGAAGGCCTTTGAACCACCCGCATCACCAACATATACG GAAGATGGTGAAGATTCAGGGCGAGCACTGCGAATGGGAAAACGCCTGCTTCGTTCTCTTGGACTAGTTTTTGGCTGTATTGCTGTTTCATCTCTG GGATACACTGGTCTTCTAAATTTGATTGAATTTGTCGGTGGCTACATACCTGCTTTTCTTTACAACAATCAG GAGCTATTAATCACCACTTCAACGGCAGTTATGCTCTATATTATGGCATCGTATTACAGATGA
- the LOC121263527 gene encoding uncharacterized protein LOC121263527 isoform X2, giving the protein MFCAATSAAGSSNPDSNLNPYEVLGVSPIEGFDMIKAAYTKKRKEAERTGDEVTATRLEKAYDKVMMEQLTKRKKGVTYGQFKVSKDIKYADKQPIVPWGPRFTKSEDKDMRINIAISAVFTAWTILKRNAEYKPLQFLAFAFVYRIFEKLKAFEPPASPTYTEDGEDSGRALRMGKRLLRSLGLVFGCIAVSSLGYTGLLNLIEFVGGYIPAFLYNNQELLITTSTAVMLYIMASYYR; this is encoded by the exons ATGTTTTGTGCTGCTACATCTGCTGCAGGAAGTTCTAATCCAGACAGCAACTTAAATCCATATGAG GTTCTTGGTGTGAGCCCCATTGAGGGATTCGACATGATCAAGGCAGCATATACAAAAAAACGCAAGGAAGCTGAGAGGACAGGTGATGAAGTAACTGCTACCAGA ctggagaaggcatatgacaAAGTCATGATGGAACAATTAACAAAGCGCAAGAAGGGTGTAACATATGGTCAATTCAAG GTTTCAAAGGACATCAAATATGCTGATAAGCAGCCAATTGTACCATGGGGGCCAAG GTTCACGAAGTCTGAGGACAAAGATATGCGCATCAACATTGCAATATCTGCTGTATTT ACAGCTTGGACTATTCTCAAGCGCAATGCGGAATATAAGCCTTTGCAATTTTTagcttttgcttttgtttatcGGATTTTTGAGAAGCTGAAGGCCTTTGAACCACCCGCATCACCAACATATACG GAAGATGGTGAAGATTCAGGGCGAGCACTGCGAATGGGAAAACGCCTGCTTCGTTCTCTTGGACTAGTTTTTGGCTGTATTGCTGTTTCATCTCTG GGATACACTGGTCTTCTAAATTTGATTGAATTTGTCGGTGGCTACATACCTGCTTTTCTTTACAACAATCAG GAGCTATTAATCACCACTTCAACGGCAGTTATGCTCTATATTATGGCATCGTATTACAGATGA